The following is a genomic window from Xenopus laevis strain J_2021 chromosome 2L, Xenopus_laevis_v10.1, whole genome shotgun sequence.
gacagtagggcaagatggagacagtaggacaagatggagacagtaggacaagatggagacagtagggcaagatggagacattaggacaagatggagacagtaggacaagatggagacagtagggcaagatggagacattacgacaagatgcagacagtaggagaaggtggagacagtaggacaagatggagacagtaggacaagatggagacagtagggcaagattgagacagtaggacaagatggagacagtaggacaagatggagacagtagggcaagatggagacattaggacaagatggagacagtaggacaagatggagacagtagggcaagatggagacagtaggacaagatggagacagtaggagaaggtggagacagtaggacaagatggagacagtaggacaagatggagacagtagggcaagatggagacattaggacaagatggagacagtaggacaagatggagacagtagggcaagatggagacattaggacaagatgcagacagtaggagaaggtggagacagtaggacaagatggagacagtaggacaagatggagacagtagggcaagattgagacagtaggacaagatggagacagtaggacaagatggagacagtagggcaagatggagacattaggacaagatggagacagtaggacaagatggagacagtagggcaagatggagacagtaggacaagatggagacagtaggagaaggtggagacagtaggacaagatggagacagtaggacaagatggagacagtagggcaagatggagacagtaggacaagatggagacagtaggacaagatggagacagtagggcaagatggagacattaggacaagatgcagacagtaggacaagatggagacagtaggagaaggtggagacagtagggcaagatggagacagtaggacaagatggagacagtagggcaagatggagacagtagggcaagatggagacagtaggacaagatggagacagtagggcaagatggagacagtaggacaagatggagacagtaggacaaggtggagacagtaggacaagttggaccAAGAGGAAGGTGATAGATCAATGTGGGCTTCTGTTGGATTAATTTCTGTTCTGTTCATGTGCAGAGAAGACATCAGACACCCCCGCGGCCGTTCCAGGTAGGAGAATATTCCATTTATTCCATGAGATTTATTTCCTTATTCTGAGTGACAAAAGTGCCCACACCCAGTTATACTGGCACCACTTTGGGTGCAGAGTTGGGTGCtgtacatacaatacatataatacatataatacatataataatacatataatacatatgatacatataataatacatataatacatataatacatgtaatatgtatatattgtgcCCCCCAGTTGCCTGTTACCAGTCAGACAGGGATGAGATGCGCCGGCGAGTGATCCACTGGCTCCAGACTGAGATTATTCCCGACGGCTGGTTCTCTAAGGGCAGCGACTACAGCGAGATCCTCGACAGGTACTTCAAGgtaaatgaagacagtagggcaagatggagactgggGGAGGGGCCAGAGGGAGAGGGGAGGGGCCTGATCAGAAGGGGGCGGTGTATAAATCTGTACCTTTGTTGGGGCAGGTGGGGgagataatttaaaggagaaggggcAGCACAGATGTTACAGGGGCAGAGCAGATATTACACACATTTGGGCAGCAGTGTCTGTGTTACAGATCAGGAGGAGTTTCCTGGTTCAGGGAGTCACTTGTGAGACAGAGGGGGCAGCACTGCAGCACGAGGGACGTGACCCAGGGACGTGGTGCAAGTTTTTTAGCTGAAACATCTGGTACAAGGCAATTGTTCTGCCCACGCAAGGTCCACAATCATGTGTGTCAGTGGGGTTTGTGTAATGTGTATTGGCTGTGAGTGGGAGTGGTGAGTGTGAGTTTATGTATTGGCTGTGAGTGTGAGCAGCAGTGCATATAACAGGCAGTTGCGGTGCATAAAGGTATAAATTGAGTTGCATTTATAGTGTGGCCCCCCCCATGCCCACAGCACCTAATTCATATAATTCTTATTATATAATAAAGGTGACAGATTTGTGGCCCCAGAAGTGACACCCACTGCATCATAGGGGCCACGTGAGGTTCATTAATGGCAGTGATATAAAGTGACACTTGGGACTGAGTGTCATCTGTCTCGTTCCCCCCAGACTGGCGCATCTGTCTCCGCACACCCCTCCCTGATGGGGTTAATGGCTGATTAGTGACCAGTGGGGCCCCCGGGGGGACAGAATGGGGACGAGGAGCCGCTGACAGGGAAATAAATGAGTTTGGATTTACAGGGAGACAAGACTGCACTGATGGTTCTGCCACCTGAATGTAACTGCTGCTAATGAGGCTCCCAGGGGCCCCGCTGGATTGACAAGTGCGAGACAGTTGCAAAGACTCATGGGAGTCTCACACTAAGTCAATAACCTGCCCACATTTACCCAAATAGAATCAGAAGGAATGAGAACACAGATAATTAAAGACCAATTGCAGCGTTGCTTGGGTTGTTCCATGTTCAGAGCGTAGGGGAATGTGACCCCCCCAACTCATGTTTCTCTCTCCCCCCCAGAAATATGATGATGGCGACTCCCAGTTGGATTCTGCTGAGCTGCAGAGCTTCTTGGAGCAGAGCCAGAGCACCAACATCAGCACATACAAGAACGAGGAGACCAACCGCATGCTCAAGTGAGTGCAGGGGGGCCCCTATTTATTATCAGGAGGCTGTGGGGAGCCATTAACCAGGGTTGGACAGTTTGTTATTTTGGCAAATTTCAGGGCCTATATATTGACTCAGGTGCTGAATTGCACAgtgcagccaatcagattgtAGCTTTGATATTCAAACTTGCACTGGACTGATGAAATCTGAGTTCTGATTGGATGCTGCCCTGTTAGTGCCtctattagtaaatgagcccttttatttatttattattattattattattggcagcAGGAAATGCCCTGAATTCTGCTCCTGGTGATTGGTTGGCAGTGAATGCCTTGGGGGTGTGGCTAGTGTTAGTAATGGTGAACAGCCCCCCTCACTAGTCTATAAGTCGAACATGCCGCTGGGGTACTTACAGTAGTAGTAGATACAGTTGCAGTAAGCAGTGTCTGTGTTCTGTCTGGCAGGAGTCTGTGTGTTGAGGCTCTCATTGAACTGTCTGATGAAAATGCCGACTGGAAACTGAACAAAAACGAGTTTCTCACATGCCTGAACCCCGACTTCCAACCACCTGAGAAAAGTATTTACCTACTTACCCCTACCTGTGTCTTACCTGCACCATTATCTTATCACTTACTTCTATGTCCCCCAATTCCCATATCCCTCTCCTGCACCTCTGTCCCCTCTTACCTGCCACTTACCTGCACCTTTATCTTCCCTAAAACCCTCCATCCCTTCTCTTTCCTTTCAGTCACTTACCTGCACCTTCAGTCACTTACCTGCATTTCCCCCTTCTCTGCCCCTGATTCTTTGTCCCCTTAACCCTATACACCCCCATCTTTCCAACAACTTACCTGCACATTTATCTTCCCCAATTCCCTCTTTATTGGCACCTCTACCCCCTCCTTCTTCCACTCACTTACCTGCACTTTACCCCTGTGCCCCGTCCCTCCCTACAATGCGCTGGTGCTGCTTTGCCCCGACCCCGTGGGTTCTGACCGTTTGGACTGGATCTAATTCTGTTCTTCCCTTGGGCAGAGTGTGCACTGGAGGATGAGACTTATGAGGATGGAGCTGAGACCCAAGTCCAATGTAATCGCTGCGCTTGTGCCTGTGGCAACTGGGTGTGCACCGCCATGGCCTGTGAAGGTACCGTCAGCCCCAATACCATGTTCTGCCCCAAATGTCTGTGCCCACATCCTGCACTCTCTATACAAAACCATAAAGCAGCTCCGGCCCATgtgcttttataaatatgtacttATAGCATAGACCCCatgaatattaaaggagacattttgtgtaaaaaataagaatgtaccagagcattatactcatttagatatagaagaattgtgcttaaaaatatgtgtttcaggctgatttattgaatatttctgcaaaacccctaataatccctcccttcttttccacttgctgctccctcaattcccaggctgtgcactcagctcactgcactgtaggacaggaaccaatcagcagctagcaggacctgatagggaactgaagtctgtctgtgcttgtgtgactgcagggctgtgattggctgtcccctcctactgtgcttctggcagggacacgcccacccctcatttgaaacagggaccagagaacatctatagggagctccaataaaggggctatttttaaagataatattaatttttagcaccatgtaaaagcaacaccatatattacttataattgcctacacaattaggggtttttttcatttatcctatatgtctcctttaatgtgggGAGGGTTGGGAGGTGTCACATCTAACCCCCCGAAATGATCTCTTGCCCCTCGGGCTGCACAATAATGTCTGTGCTTTGCAGGGAAGGAGGGGGATGAAGCAGAAGACATGGGCAGATACGTGGAGGAGATCAAGAAGCAACAGGTGAGTTGATGCCAGTGGGTTGGGGCCCCTCATAATCTCACATGTACTTACCTGCTCAATGGTGGCACTTAGCAACCCCAGCTGCTCATGTCTCCCTGCTGAGGGGCTATAGGCTTCAGGCTCAATACAATCACAGCCCGGGCTAATGTCACTACTGAGCATGTTCTGATCCAATTCCAATTCTATTGCACCATGGAACTGATTTGTGTCCCCCCCTACAGGAGACAATTGAAAACTccaagagcagcagcagcagcaaagatGCGTAAAGCCAAGAGGAAGATTCCATTTGCTGCCAGGGGCCGCCCAGGGGCCGCAGCAACAGCAGGATTTATATTAATATGCATCAAAgacaaataattctgattttaggGCATAGGTGCAACAAGAGGGGAGGAGGGGCTTGTGGGGAGTTTTCCCTGAACCAAAAATCATGATGTCACTTCCCTGTGTAGATTGTGGGCCCCCCCCCTGTGTACGGTTCTGGTGCAATAATGCACTCATCTCGTGTTACTGGGGGTCTCTCTAGTCAGGGGCCCTGTACCTTTAAATTCCAGTGCATTGAGAGTCAAATCTCTCGTCTTGTGGCCCTACCCCAGTCTTGCCGAGTGCCTTATTGCCTGTGAGTAGCACCTTTATATTGATCAGAGCAAATAGTGTCCCCGTCCCAAATACTTTCACTATTAAATTACCCCCCCCCAGAGAATGGGGTACGGCACACAGGTAGCCAGCGACTATTTGATTGTCCGACCACCTCCCCCTGCGTTTGTTGTGGGACCAGTCCTGTATGTGAATTCTGGGCCCCACTAGGGATTCTGGGCTTCTAACAGACCATTGACTTGTAGTTGAACTATGAACTGATGCCCCcagaagtctaagttttttggggtgTCGCTTGGTTTGGAGCTAAAAGGACCACAGTTACCCACTTTGTAAGCCCCACCCCCAAGGAACATGTTACGGTGCTATAAGTTCAGAACACAGTCAAGCCCAGATTGTAGCTTTCTCTTTATACTTTGCCTTCCTGGTTGTATTTCCAtgtgtgttttatattatttccCAACCTCCACGGCCACTTGTCCTTTAAGGGCTActgcacacggggggggggggttatctgtAGGATCATGTAGTGTGGCTGCCTGTGGCCCATCTTACTATGGAGAGGAAATGGTTAAGAAAAGTATCTGGGAAAGTAAATCTGTCCAAGAGGGAGGAGTCTAAAGGTTCTGCCCATGAGGAacttctatttttctttatttcagaggGAATTTGTATAATCGGTGCTGAGTTTGTGCCCACGGGGGGGGGTACAGTATAGAGTTTAGGCAGTGAAATTACTTGAAATAAATGTTGGCAGATATATCAGGGTGCATTGCACTGGGGGGTCAGTAACAGGTACAGATCCAatttgtgtgtgtggagggggcaCAAACTGTAGTTAAATCCCCTCAGACAATAATTGGCGCCCCCCAGTGCAATTGAGCCCCCCAGCTGTGTGATACAAGTGCCGCCTGATTCACTCATTAAATGCTGTGCACCAGGCTCCTCCTTCTCGGGGAGGGGCTTGCGCCCATTGTACCCCATTTCCCCCTTCTCAATATTCAGAGCTTCCTTTCCTGCGTATATTTcactgccatatttgtttttatatttgtatattgtttttttattctataacgaccaaataaattaattaaatgactCATGCGATGTCACTGTCTCGCTTAGTCCCCGCCTCTGATTTATCATTATGTCGTGGCTGCCGGAGGGACCCAACAATGTGCCGTTACTGGGGACACCGTGTGCAAACAATAGTCTCACCTGATTGGACAGAACTTGGGGAACCTCTGAAAGCAGCTGTTCATTCAGCTTCATAGAGCGCCAGCTTCACGGCACCCCCACAGTGCCCACTGGGGGGTCTTGAttaatttatattgatatttaattttattccCAAAAATCCAATCAGAGAGAATTACAATAAAACATCTGTGGCATCAGGTTCTATGGGGAGTAAAGTAACAGCAAATAATTAGTATCAGCTCTTTTACTGACCAATAAAAACATGGTGCtcattaaagcagaaggaaaggctaaaagtaagtgagctttatcagaaaggtctatataaatacaccagtaacccctcaaagtaatgctgctctgagtcctctgtcaaacagcacatttctttccttctattgtgtactcatgggcttctgtatcagactaactgttttcagcttaaacctccaggggtagggcttgagcatgctcagtttgctcctctctccctccctccccccttctctgctgtaatctgagcccagagctctaagtgagcagggagagactcaggcaggaagtgatgtcacaccaagctaatatggcagctgctaccctaaaaCAGAGGCAgtgtctagagttgtttactgGTAAAGCATTCTTTAAGGGTATCACTAATCATTCACGTCACAATTGTATCACGTCGAACAGGAACAGCTGTTTGAGAAAAGTACAACCTGCGTGTTACAGAGATATCAGCCAATGAGGAGGGATCCAATACACAAAAGACTGAgatatgagaaaaataaaaattcagacGGCTCACACTTTAGCAATTGTGCTACAACTTAAGCGGTTTATTGGAGATCTGCACACGACGTTACAGAGGTACAACCTCCTCTCTCAAGTGATCTCCGAAACATCCGAAATCTCCAATAAACCAGTTAAGTTGTAGCGCAATTGCTGAAGTGTGAGCcgtctgattttttatttttctatggaGGAGAGATCTCCCAGGAGCCCCATGGTCAGCAGAATGAAATCCACGTGATTAGAAAAActcaagggggctcatttataaacaccgggcagtaacccatagcaaccaatcagatgtcaccctgcagctgactgaaaaaaatctaatcactgattggttgctatgggttactgcccaggtgcaaatttgcccagtgtttataaatgagccttttgCGTTTTCATTCCAAGTCTAAGGTAGAGCCAGGgatattccatacctcccaacattttggaagtaaaaagagggacaaaaaaattttcccgcacgtagcacagcaatttttgaccacacccctttctgttgccacaccccctaattaccatgtttgttttacaaaatttggcaggttatgaaagtttgaaaatatttctccttatctaaactgtgtttttgtgtctcaaaattgttacaaagtatcttatttgcacctgttagctgttctgggctctctgctaaaagccaattaagtgagaaactttgtttctttttctggctgttcagtgcagagaaaagagggactttccagtacaaatgagggactgcgggttgagctgtcaaaagagggactgtccctccgaaaaaggcacagttgggaggtatgtattctGAGACccaagtctggactgggattcaaattaggccctgacattccaaggacaaagagacccaaacagcccccagcagcccaataaatagtgactgtcaatggcaacttacagcagcccctctggcatttgccataacccacagattgccagtccaggcctgctgagACCATCtgcaattgggcttcatttgttttatagatgatttagctctttgttcagcagctgtctggttacCTGGGTACCATTTCCCGTAGCAACCAGACTgggagatgaataggagaggctttaggaggccatagacgttacaattgtGATGTTGGTTCCAATAcagacgtgtagagctgaatggtcacaTTTACTGATAGAAACaattgtatctgatgattcagcactaacaatggcccatgTTTGTGACTTCAAAGGAACCCGGTTTAACTAATCGAACTAATCGACGAGTGTTTGTCTCCCAACAGAAAGAGAATAACATAAGAACCTGAcagatagagttgccaccttttatggaaaaaaattccggccttcctaaatatttatcttttttccctattaataacattgggatcatatcactgaccttcctatatatttatctttattccctattaataacattgggatcactgaccttcctatatatttatctttattccctattaataacattgggatcactgacctttctatatatttatctttattccctattaataacattgggatcactgaccttcctatatatttatctttattccctattaataacattgggatcactggccttcctatatatttatctttattccctattaataacattggatcactgaccttcctatatatttatctttattccctattaataacattgggatcactggccttcctatatatttatctttattccctataaataacattgggatcactggccttcctatatatttatctttattccctataaataacattgggatcactgaccttcctatatatttatctttattccctattaataacattgggatcactgacattcctatatatttat
Proteins encoded in this region:
- the fstl1.L gene encoding follistatin like 1 L homeolog precursor (The RefSeq protein has 2 substitutions, 1 non-frameshifting indel compared to this genomic sequence); amino-acid sequence: MHLMCLPLLVLMLLCCSAMEEPKSKSKVCANVFCGAGRECAVTEKGDPTCLCIEKCKSHKRPVCGSNGKNYLNHCELHRDACLTGSKIQVDYDGHCKEKTSDTPAAVPVACYQSDRDEMRRRVIHWLQTEIIPDGWFSKGSDYSEILDRYFKKYDDGDSQLDSAELQSFLEQSQSTNISTYKNEETNRMLKSLCVEALIELSDENADWKLNKNEFLTCLNPDFQPPEKKCALEDETYEDGAETQVQCNRCTCACGNWVCTAMACEGKEGDEAEDMGRYVEEIKKQQETIENSKSSSSKDA